One genomic window of Luteitalea pratensis includes the following:
- a CDS encoding glycosyltransferase, which produces MTTPRLAAIVHGARWPAWDAGAAWRERLSRALQREVEIVLARDEVTAPRGAAACIMQGLGRTLAPHVIVADVHATPDDDALRAIVAALDTAMLVLPAGRVADPEAEAALRDRLLSAAAGDTNHIDADPAVWAVHREAVLDAGGLDETLWSIGVVDDIAARLARADTPITRLGLPAIGVSDVSYPYASPFATFLSWRNRLRLAFAHASSEDLGRRISTALVSLLAEAWAATGLDAANVSFGGDWGRASLATRLRTRFGGPPPDTLWPRDETGTAVRLAALHAFALELPDLLRVREARGLARDACVPQPTPARAVADSGLPVTRPRVSVIVVNWNGRDHLEACLASLRASDYPADLLELICVDNGSVDDSRTLIAERFPEVRVVALPENRGFTGGNAAGVAAATGDVFVFVNNDMKFEPTLVSRLIDGLDDATACTGARVMSWDGSSIDFVRGTSSFEARGFQEQFGQTYTPGMALAESFFPNGGAFAVTRRAYEDAGGFDPALFAYYDDVDLGWRLRMAGHGIHTVAEAVAYHRHGATVGTQPHAHKRFVLARNALWIAIRNYDDRTLPHVLPAVLMLAGLRVAQDLVWLRSPLSDLLRPWLERHRRHAPSAGIYDVSPTPGRAGAPRVLAGVPMPEWAAIGATLQDLPRLLALHDAQQQRRRVPDDQVLPFLGRPFEELDGRKSYRAAQKALVEALGLRARLGIRPHVLLLTHESLRINMSGPAIRVLEMARALSRTARVTVCAPAPLEVRDDRVALVPFDPARPAALKAQAETADALIVQGFALTSYPFLSELVCPIVADLYCPFTIEHLEQHRAAGALVPSSHESDAASILAVQNAQLQQADYFICASERQRDFWIGTLHTAGRVNPRTLARDPDLRSLIDVVPFGLPSEPVALAADRARESRLRRGLPAGVMKGVHPGVRSTDRVLLWGGSLLDWQDPETLIAAVSQLARTRDDVKLFFMGVKHPNPQVAPMAVVERSRRLAESLGVAGSYVIFNDWVPYDERALYLMEADLGVSTHHAHLETRYAFRTRMLDYLWARLPIVCTEGDHFGDLVRARGLGRAVPPGDPDALAVAIAEMLDAEPMRRTARETLGTVADAMTWDRVVEPLRQWCADPMFAADREHEVVAFRAHLSESFKASRWLKRTALRLGVKEGDVEAMKRWGPVRAGMSVRNAVAIRRARRKARAK; this is translated from the coding sequence GTGACCACACCACGCCTGGCGGCCATCGTCCATGGCGCGCGCTGGCCTGCCTGGGATGCTGGCGCCGCGTGGAGGGAACGCCTGAGCCGCGCCCTGCAGCGCGAAGTCGAGATCGTCCTGGCCCGTGACGAGGTCACCGCGCCACGCGGGGCTGCCGCGTGCATCATGCAGGGCCTCGGCCGGACGCTGGCGCCACACGTGATCGTCGCCGACGTCCACGCCACCCCGGACGATGACGCGCTTCGCGCGATCGTCGCGGCGCTGGACACCGCGATGCTGGTGCTGCCAGCAGGACGCGTGGCAGACCCGGAGGCGGAGGCCGCTCTCCGCGACCGGTTGCTCTCGGCTGCAGCCGGCGACACCAATCACATCGACGCCGATCCGGCGGTCTGGGCCGTCCACCGCGAAGCCGTCCTCGACGCGGGCGGGCTCGACGAGACACTCTGGTCGATCGGGGTGGTCGACGACATCGCCGCCCGCCTGGCGCGTGCAGATACGCCGATCACCCGTCTCGGCCTGCCGGCCATCGGGGTGTCCGACGTCTCGTACCCGTACGCGTCGCCGTTCGCGACGTTCCTGTCCTGGCGCAATCGACTTCGCCTCGCGTTCGCGCATGCGTCGTCCGAGGATCTCGGCCGCCGGATCAGCACGGCGCTCGTCTCACTGCTGGCCGAGGCCTGGGCCGCCACGGGGCTGGACGCCGCGAACGTTTCGTTCGGCGGCGACTGGGGACGCGCGTCGCTTGCGACGCGCCTGCGCACCCGGTTCGGCGGCCCGCCGCCCGACACGCTCTGGCCACGCGACGAAACGGGTACTGCCGTGCGCCTCGCGGCCCTGCACGCGTTCGCGCTCGAACTCCCGGACCTGCTGCGCGTGCGCGAAGCGCGCGGGCTTGCGCGCGACGCTTGCGTACCGCAACCGACGCCGGCCCGTGCCGTCGCCGACTCTGGCCTGCCGGTGACGCGGCCGCGAGTCTCGGTGATCGTCGTCAACTGGAACGGACGCGACCATCTCGAGGCCTGCTTGGCATCGCTGCGCGCGAGCGACTACCCCGCCGACCTGCTCGAACTGATCTGCGTCGACAACGGCTCGGTGGACGACAGCCGCACGTTGATCGCGGAACGCTTCCCCGAGGTCCGCGTCGTCGCGTTGCCCGAGAACCGCGGCTTCACCGGGGGCAATGCCGCGGGCGTCGCAGCAGCCACGGGCGACGTTTTCGTGTTCGTGAACAACGACATGAAGTTCGAGCCGACGCTCGTCTCCCGCCTGATCGACGGGCTCGACGACGCGACGGCCTGCACGGGTGCGCGGGTGATGAGTTGGGACGGCTCCAGCATCGATTTCGTGCGTGGCACGTCCAGCTTCGAGGCGCGAGGGTTCCAGGAGCAGTTCGGGCAGACCTACACGCCAGGGATGGCCCTGGCGGAATCGTTCTTCCCCAACGGCGGCGCCTTCGCCGTGACGCGGCGGGCGTACGAGGACGCCGGCGGTTTCGATCCCGCCCTGTTTGCCTACTACGACGACGTGGACCTTGGTTGGCGGCTGCGGATGGCCGGACATGGCATCCACACCGTGGCCGAGGCCGTGGCCTATCACCGACACGGCGCCACGGTCGGCACCCAACCGCACGCGCACAAGCGCTTCGTGCTCGCCCGCAACGCACTGTGGATTGCTATCCGCAACTACGACGATCGGACGCTGCCCCACGTGTTGCCGGCAGTGCTGATGCTCGCGGGTCTGCGGGTGGCGCAGGACCTGGTCTGGCTGCGGTCCCCGCTGAGCGATCTCCTGCGCCCGTGGCTCGAGCGCCACCGCCGCCACGCGCCGAGCGCGGGGATCTACGACGTCAGCCCGACACCGGGCCGAGCCGGTGCGCCACGCGTGCTGGCCGGCGTGCCGATGCCCGAGTGGGCGGCGATCGGCGCGACACTGCAGGACCTGCCGCGCCTGCTGGCGCTGCACGACGCCCAACAGCAGCGCCGGCGGGTCCCCGACGACCAGGTGCTGCCTTTCCTCGGACGGCCCTTCGAGGAACTCGATGGCCGCAAGTCCTATCGCGCCGCACAGAAGGCGCTCGTGGAGGCGCTCGGGCTGCGGGCGCGCCTCGGCATCCGCCCGCACGTGCTGCTGCTGACTCACGAGTCGCTGCGCATCAACATGTCGGGCCCGGCCATCCGTGTGCTGGAGATGGCGCGCGCACTCAGTCGCACCGCACGCGTCACCGTCTGCGCCCCTGCCCCGCTCGAAGTCCGTGACGATCGCGTGGCGCTCGTGCCGTTCGATCCGGCGCGGCCGGCGGCGCTGAAGGCGCAGGCCGAGACCGCCGACGCCCTGATCGTGCAGGGCTTCGCGCTCACGTCGTATCCGTTCCTGTCCGAACTGGTGTGCCCGATCGTCGCCGACCTGTACTGCCCGTTCACCATCGAGCATCTCGAGCAGCATCGCGCCGCGGGTGCGCTGGTACCGTCGTCCCACGAGTCCGACGCGGCCTCAATCCTGGCCGTGCAGAATGCGCAGTTGCAGCAGGCCGACTACTTCATCTGCGCCAGTGAACGGCAACGCGATTTCTGGATCGGCACGCTGCACACCGCAGGCCGGGTCAATCCGCGCACCCTCGCGCGCGACCCCGACCTGCGATCCCTGATCGACGTCGTGCCGTTCGGCCTGCCCTCGGAGCCTGTCGCGCTCGCCGCGGATCGCGCCCGCGAGTCGCGGCTGCGGCGCGGCCTTCCTGCCGGCGTGATGAAGGGCGTCCACCCGGGCGTCCGCAGCACCGATCGCGTGCTGCTGTGGGGCGGATCGCTCCTCGACTGGCAGGACCCCGAAACGCTGATCGCCGCCGTGTCGCAACTCGCGCGCACCCGCGACGACGTCAAGCTGTTCTTCATGGGCGTGAAGCACCCGAATCCGCAGGTCGCGCCCATGGCCGTCGTCGAGCGCTCACGCCGACTGGCCGAGTCGCTCGGCGTCGCCGGCTCGTACGTGATCTTCAACGACTGGGTGCCCTACGACGAGCGCGCACTCTATCTGATGGAAGCCGATCTCGGCGTCAGCACGCATCACGCCCATCTCGAGACGCGCTACGCGTTCCGCACGCGGATGCTCGATTACTTGTGGGCGCGACTGCCGATCGTCTGCACCGAGGGCGACCATTTCGGCGACCTCGTACGCGCGAGGGGACTCGGGCGTGCCGTCCCGCCCGGCGACCCGGATGCGCTGGCCGTCGCGATCGCCGAGATGCTCGATGCGGAACCCATGCGGCGCACGGCGCGGGAGACGCTCGGCACGGTTGCCGATGCGATGACCTGGGATCGCGTGGTCGAACCCCTGCGGCAGTGGTGCGCGGATCCGATGTTCGCCGCCGATCGCGAGCACGAGGTCGTCGCGTTCCGTGCCCACCTGTCGGAAAGCTTCAAGGCGTCCCGCTGGCTCAAGCGCACCGCCCTGCGACTCGGCGTGAAGGAAGGCGACGTCGAGGCGATGAAACGATGGGGCCCGGTGCGCGCAGGCATGTCGGTGCGTAACGCCGTCGCCATCCGTCGAGCCCGTCGCAAGGCGAGGGCGAAGTGA
- a CDS encoding glycosyltransferase, which translates to MTNEPGTGYRVPGTGDSQPAARSLQPEGELSAQPLVSVIVAARNSASTLPACLRALAAQDHPLVEIIVVDDGSDDDTAAVADAAGVRVVRTPAIGASAARNLGIETARGDIVAFTDGDCVADAGWARALVEGLQSSGATGVGGKQVNVFPPGRRALRDGFEAFFRAASIVSDYTRGDERPRPVQHNASCCSAYLIGPVRAVGGFTKGLWPGEDVDLDLRLAAQGATFYYVPQAIVHHHRPGTFAWFRRMMRRYGAAERRLVRMHGRKRAVDYVPVLLATVLAMQGLILWPAAHGAIVAFDAVLLLGGLGVLWSTTPIRHWPTVMLFGVTALWEWHIGWLTARGETA; encoded by the coding sequence GTGACAAACGAACCGGGTACCGGGTACCGGGTACCGGGTACCGGAGACAGTCAGCCTGCAGCCCGCAGCCTGCAGCCCGAAGGCGAGCTCTCCGCACAGCCGCTCGTCAGCGTCATCGTGGCCGCGCGCAACAGCGCGTCAACGCTGCCGGCATGCCTGCGGGCCCTGGCGGCGCAGGACCATCCCCTCGTCGAGATCATCGTCGTCGACGACGGGTCGGACGACGACACGGCAGCGGTGGCCGACGCGGCCGGCGTGCGCGTCGTGCGTACTCCCGCGATCGGCGCCTCTGCGGCGCGAAACCTCGGGATCGAGACGGCGCGCGGTGACATCGTCGCATTCACCGATGGTGATTGCGTCGCCGACGCGGGTTGGGCGCGTGCCCTCGTCGAGGGGTTGCAAAGCAGTGGCGCGACCGGTGTCGGTGGCAAGCAGGTGAACGTGTTCCCGCCCGGGCGGCGGGCCCTGCGCGACGGCTTCGAGGCGTTCTTCCGGGCCGCGTCGATCGTGAGCGACTACACGCGCGGCGATGAGCGGCCACGACCGGTGCAGCACAACGCCAGTTGCTGCAGCGCCTATCTGATCGGTCCCGTACGCGCGGTCGGCGGTTTCACCAAGGGCCTCTGGCCTGGCGAGGACGTCGATTTGGACCTGCGACTCGCGGCGCAAGGCGCAACCTTCTACTACGTGCCCCAGGCGATCGTGCACCACCATCGCCCTGGCACGTTCGCGTGGTTCCGTCGCATGATGCGGCGCTATGGCGCGGCCGAGCGGCGGCTCGTACGCATGCACGGGCGAAAACGTGCGGTCGACTACGTGCCCGTCCTGCTTGCCACGGTCCTCGCCATGCAGGGGCTGATCCTGTGGCCAGCGGCGCATGGCGCCATCGTCGCCTTCGACGCCGTGTTGCTGCTGGGGGGCCTCGGCGTTCTCTGGTCGACGACGCCGATTCGCCACTGGCCGACCGTGATGCTCTTCGGCGTGACGGCGCTCTGGGAATGGCACATCGGCTGGCTGACCGCCCGGGGAGAGACGGCGTGA
- a CDS encoding class I SAM-dependent methyltransferase gives MTPDDAIIDQERAHENAWYARALEERFFEREGFRRLVAWNVAALRREVTLRPDMRALSIGAGLGDYELAIAPLVRHVTAVELSETAAAAARDRLRAAAVHNVDVIVGPIDTQGFAPGQFDLVYAMGVFHHFLPDQRRRLLALVHEWTTPSGWLYIRDPNARGLLRLVLEGWFRRRSTVHAEQETSLDPYMLMAEAQLAGFTDARLDYIDVVGGPLPWLVRSESTLFWRAVFAFDRAWLAVPGLRRAASQFALVARR, from the coding sequence GTGACGCCCGATGACGCCATCATCGACCAGGAGCGCGCGCACGAGAATGCCTGGTATGCCCGCGCCCTGGAAGAACGCTTCTTCGAGCGCGAGGGCTTTCGCCGGCTGGTGGCCTGGAACGTCGCGGCATTGCGTCGCGAGGTGACGCTGCGACCCGACATGCGTGCGCTCTCGATCGGCGCCGGGCTCGGCGACTACGAACTCGCGATTGCTCCCCTCGTCCGGCACGTGACGGCCGTCGAACTCTCGGAGACCGCGGCCGCCGCGGCGCGCGATCGCCTGCGGGCCGCAGCGGTCCACAACGTCGACGTGATCGTGGGCCCCATCGACACGCAGGGCTTCGCTCCCGGGCAGTTCGATCTGGTGTACGCCATGGGCGTGTTCCATCACTTCCTGCCGGATCAGCGGCGTCGCCTGCTGGCCTTGGTGCATGAGTGGACGACGCCCTCGGGATGGCTGTACATCCGCGACCCGAACGCGCGCGGACTTCTGCGCCTCGTACTCGAAGGATGGTTCCGCCGCCGAAGCACCGTCCATGCCGAGCAGGAAACGTCGCTCGATCCTTACATGCTGATGGCCGAGGCGCAGCTGGCCGGCTTCACGGACGCGCGGCTGGATTACATCGACGTGGTCGGCGGTCCACTGCCATGGCTCGTGCGGAGCGAGTCGACCCTGTTCTGGCGCGCCGTGTTCGCCTTCGATCGTGCATGGCTGGCGGTGCCCGGCCTGCGGCGCGCAGCGTCGCAGTTCGCGCTGGTCGCACGACGATGA